A genomic window from Pseudogulbenkiania sp. MAI-1 includes:
- a CDS encoding sodium:proton antiporter, translating to MLSLLSRRGALAWLLGALPLAAHASVNGAELSGVWAIPFAGLLLSIATLPLLAPSLWHHHFGKITAGWALLFAVPFALQHGAGTTGHELLHTLLLEYLPFIILLVALFTVAGGIFLRGNLHGSPLVNTTFLGLGTLLASFTGTTGASMLLIRPLLRANDNRRHKTHVVVFFIFLVANIGGSLTPLGDPPLFLGFLKGVSFGWTMVHLLPLMAFSSAILLLLFYLLDRYYYHREENLPPLPDPTPDSKLRLEGSINLLLLGAIVGAVLLSGTWKPGIGWEVAGLHIELQNVVRDGLLLAIAALSLALTPGRCRAANAFNWGPMLEVAKLFAGIFVTMIPVLAMLKAGSEGAFASLVALTNDETGAPLNPAYFWLTGALSSFLDNAPTYLVFFNLAGGEPGHLMSTLAPTLTAISAGAVFMGANSYIGNAPNFMVKAIAEERGVVMPSFFGYIGWSVAILIPVFLLMTLLFF from the coding sequence ATGCTTTCTCTCCTCTCCCGCAGGGGGGCGCTGGCCTGGCTGCTGGGGGCGCTGCCGCTGGCCGCCCACGCCAGCGTCAACGGCGCCGAGCTCTCCGGCGTCTGGGCCATCCCGTTTGCCGGCCTGCTGCTGTCGATCGCCACGCTGCCGCTGCTGGCGCCCAGCCTGTGGCACCATCACTTCGGCAAGATCACCGCCGGCTGGGCGCTGCTGTTCGCCGTACCGTTCGCCCTGCAGCACGGCGCCGGCACCACCGGCCATGAACTGCTGCACACGCTGCTGCTGGAATACCTGCCGTTCATCATCCTGCTGGTGGCGCTGTTCACCGTGGCCGGCGGCATCTTTCTGCGCGGCAACCTGCACGGCTCCCCCCTGGTCAACACCACTTTCCTCGGCCTGGGCACGCTGCTGGCGAGCTTTACCGGCACCACCGGCGCCTCGATGCTGTTGATCCGCCCGCTGTTGCGCGCCAACGACAATCGCCGCCACAAGACCCACGTGGTGGTGTTCTTCATCTTCCTGGTGGCCAATATCGGCGGCTCGCTCACCCCGCTCGGCGACCCCCCGCTGTTCCTCGGCTTCCTCAAGGGCGTCAGCTTCGGCTGGACCATGGTACACCTCTTGCCGCTGATGGCCTTCTCCAGCGCCATCCTGCTGCTGCTGTTCTACCTGCTGGACCGCTACTATTACCACCGCGAGGAAAACCTGCCGCCGCTGCCGGACCCGACGCCGGACTCCAAGCTGCGCTTGGAAGGCAGCATCAATCTGCTGCTGCTGGGCGCCATCGTCGGCGCGGTGCTGCTGTCCGGCACCTGGAAGCCCGGCATCGGCTGGGAAGTGGCGGGCTTGCACATCGAATTGCAGAACGTGGTGCGCGACGGCCTGCTGCTGGCCATCGCCGCACTATCGCTGGCGCTGACGCCGGGACGCTGCCGCGCCGCCAACGCCTTCAACTGGGGACCGATGCTGGAAGTGGCCAAGCTGTTCGCCGGCATCTTCGTCACCATGATCCCGGTGCTGGCCATGCTCAAGGCCGGCAGCGAGGGCGCCTTCGCCAGCCTCGTCGCCCTGACCAACGACGAGACCGGCGCCCCGCTCAACCCGGCCTACTTCTGGCTGACCGGGGCGCTGTCGAGCTTCCTCGACAACGCCCCGACCTACCTGGTGTTCTTCAACCTGGCCGGCGGCGAGCCCGGCCACCTGATGAGCACGCTGGCGCCGACGCTGACCGCGATCTCGGCCGGCGCGGTGTTCATGGGTGCCAACAGCTACATCGGCAATGCGCCCAACTTCATGGTGAAGGCCATCGCCGAGGAGCGCGGCGTGGTCATGCCCTCGTTCTTCGGCTACATCGGCTGGTCGGTCGCCATCCTGATCCCGGTGTTCCTGCTGATGACGCTGCTGTTCTTCTGA
- the coq7 gene encoding 2-polyprenyl-3-methyl-6-methoxy-1,4-benzoquinone monooxygenase produces the protein MLDKLIIEFDKGVRTLFAPASSARPHPDAGMAEAELSAEEKRHALGLMRVNHCGEVCAQALYQGQALTARNEAAREALKHAAFEEVEHLAWTERRIRELGGHPSVFNPLWYTGSLAIGVAAGLLGDKWNLGFLEETEYQVEAHLNSHLRDLPEQDEKSRAIVKQMRDDEVRHAEMAHAHGAAKLPLPVRGLMKLTSRVMTSASYHL, from the coding sequence ATGCTCGACAAGCTGATCATCGAATTCGACAAGGGGGTGCGCACGCTGTTCGCGCCGGCCTCCAGCGCTCGTCCGCATCCCGATGCGGGCATGGCCGAAGCCGAACTGAGCGCCGAGGAAAAGCGCCATGCGCTGGGCCTGATGCGCGTCAACCACTGCGGCGAGGTGTGCGCCCAGGCGCTCTACCAGGGGCAGGCGCTGACCGCGCGCAACGAGGCCGCGCGCGAGGCCTTGAAGCATGCCGCCTTCGAGGAGGTCGAGCACCTGGCCTGGACCGAGCGGCGCATCCGCGAGCTGGGCGGCCATCCGAGCGTCTTCAATCCGCTGTGGTACACCGGCTCGCTGGCCATCGGCGTGGCGGCCGGGCTGTTGGGCGACAAGTGGAACCTGGGCTTTCTGGAAGAGACCGAATACCAGGTCGAGGCGCACCTGAACAGCCATCTGCGCGATCTGCCGGAGCAGGACGAGAAGAGCCGGGCCATCGTCAAGCAGATGCGCGACGACGAAGTGCGTCACGCCGAAATGGCGCACGCGCATGGCGCCGCCAAGCTGCCGCTGCCGGTGCGCGGGCTGATGAAGCTGACCTCCAGGGTGATGACCTCGGCCAGCTACCATCTGTGA
- the ppa gene encoding inorganic diphosphatase, with translation MNLDRIGPGKDMPNDFNVVIEISANSAPIKYEFDKDSGAICIDRFMGTSMFYPANYGFVPQTLAGDGDPVDVLVVTPFPLPPGVLVRCRALGLIKMEDDGGVDAKLVAVPVEKLCPMYKSIQQLEDLPELLRNQMVHFFEHYKDLEPGKWVKIHGWGTRDDATQELVEGIERYKQEG, from the coding sequence ATGAATCTCGACCGCATCGGCCCCGGCAAGGACATGCCCAACGACTTCAACGTGGTGATCGAAATCTCCGCCAACAGCGCCCCGATCAAGTACGAATTCGACAAGGATTCCGGCGCCATCTGCATTGACCGCTTCATGGGCACCTCGATGTTCTACCCGGCCAACTACGGTTTCGTGCCGCAAACGCTGGCCGGTGACGGCGATCCGGTCGACGTGCTGGTCGTGACCCCGTTCCCGCTGCCGCCGGGCGTGCTGGTGCGCTGCCGCGCGCTGGGCCTGATCAAGATGGAAGACGACGGCGGCGTGGACGCCAAGCTGGTGGCCGTACCGGTTGAAAAGCTGTGCCCGATGTACAAGTCGATCCAGCAACTGGAAGACCTGCCGGAACTGCTGCGCAACCAGATGGTGCACTTCTTCGAGCACTACAAGGATCTGGAACCGGGCAAGTGGGTGAAGATCCACGGCTGGGGCACCCGTGACGACGCCACTCAGGAACTGGTGGAAGGCATCGAGCGCTACAAGCAGGAAGGCTGA
- a CDS encoding flavodoxin family protein yields MTKLAVIYHSGYGHTARVAQFVAEGAGRHAEVALYTAEEAAARLDELAAYDAIVFGAPTYMGSVSAGFKAFMDASAQVWFKQGWKDKVAAGFTVSNSPSGDKLGTLQQLAVFAAQHSMIWVSTGELPASVTGSDINRYGSFLGLMTRSDNAPAEVTPDAADLESARRLGERVAIVADQLRRGRQ; encoded by the coding sequence ATGACCAAACTCGCCGTGATTTACCACAGTGGCTACGGCCACACCGCCCGCGTCGCCCAGTTCGTGGCGGAGGGGGCCGGCCGCCACGCCGAAGTGGCGCTGTATACCGCCGAAGAAGCCGCGGCCAGGCTGGACGAGCTGGCCGCCTACGACGCCATCGTGTTCGGCGCCCCGACCTATATGGGCAGCGTGTCCGCCGGCTTCAAGGCGTTCATGGATGCCAGCGCCCAGGTGTGGTTCAAGCAGGGCTGGAAGGACAAGGTGGCGGCCGGTTTCACCGTCTCCAACAGCCCGAGCGGCGACAAGCTCGGCACGCTGCAGCAACTGGCGGTGTTCGCCGCGCAGCACAGCATGATCTGGGTCTCCACCGGCGAGCTGCCGGCCAGCGTGACTGGCAGCGACATCAACCGCTACGGCAGCTTCCTTGGCCTGATGACGCGCTCCGACAACGCGCCGGCCGAGGTGACGCCGGATGCCGCCGACCTGGAGAGCGCGCGCCGTCTCGGCGAGCGGGTGGCGATCGTGGCCGACCAGTTGCGCCGCGGACGTCAGTGA
- a CDS encoding LysR family transcriptional regulator, whose product MRLSLDALLVLDAIERKGSFAAAAEELHRVPSAITYTVQKLEQDLDIQIFDRSGHRARLTEVGAHLLKDGRYLLDAAAQLEDRVRQQATGWEPELRIAVSDLVPFSALLPLLAEFSQLTCATRLRLQREVLGGTWDALHEGRADLAIGASDQPPPGRYQRQPLGTVPFVFAVAPLHPLADHAEPIPLHVIRKHRVVAVGDTSRQLPARSSSLLEGQDVLTVGTLADKLQAQLAGLGTGNLPLSLAQPYVDNGQLVVKQVEDAKEPIALFYAWKEPQPGKALDWFIRRLKQAADAATLTY is encoded by the coding sequence ATGAGATTGTCGCTGGATGCCCTGCTGGTACTCGACGCCATCGAACGCAAGGGCAGCTTTGCCGCGGCGGCAGAGGAACTGCACCGGGTGCCGTCGGCCATCACCTACACGGTGCAGAAGCTGGAGCAGGATCTGGACATCCAGATCTTCGACCGCTCCGGCCACCGCGCCAGGCTGACCGAGGTCGGCGCCCACCTGCTAAAGGACGGCCGCTACCTGCTCGACGCCGCCGCGCAGCTGGAAGACCGGGTGCGCCAGCAGGCCACCGGCTGGGAGCCCGAGCTGCGTATCGCCGTCAGCGACCTGGTGCCGTTCAGCGCCCTGCTGCCCTTGCTGGCCGAATTCAGCCAGCTGACCTGCGCCACCCGGCTGCGCCTGCAGCGCGAGGTGCTCGGCGGCACCTGGGATGCGCTGCACGAGGGGCGCGCCGACCTCGCCATTGGCGCCTCCGATCAGCCTCCGCCGGGGCGTTACCAGCGCCAGCCGCTGGGAACGGTGCCGTTCGTGTTCGCCGTCGCCCCCCTCCACCCGCTGGCCGACCACGCCGAGCCGATTCCGCTGCACGTGATCCGCAAGCACCGCGTGGTGGCGGTGGGCGACACCTCGCGCCAGCTGCCGGCGCGCTCGTCGTCCCTGCTCGAGGGCCAGGACGTGCTGACCGTCGGCACGCTGGCCGACAAACTGCAGGCGCAACTGGCCGGGCTCGGCACCGGCAATCTGCCGCTTTCGTTGGCCCAGCCCTATGTGGATAATGGACAGCTGGTCGTGAAACAGGTCGAGGACGCCAAGGAACCGATCGCACTGTTCTACGCCTGGAAGGAACCCCAGCCGGGCAAGGCGCTCGACTGGTTCATCCGGCGCCTGAAACAAGCCGCCGACGCCGCGACACTGACCTATTGA
- a CDS encoding 6-phosphogluconate dehydrogenase → MQIIPLGHEPYQEWIRRRLTTQGFALPAEPSSSPLAPYSFAADWQALGYASVVLDLKRATPEVSAERERDCRAHGLGYVDVAANWQAPGVQQGFALFVGGSDRALDGARPVLDALAPLPGAWLHCGPAGSGHFVATVFEALSYAFGLLWQAGWNAPGETPRTPDWNHFFSQQKELAANLLQLSRLYLQQHPVAETHDPWQLLALFARPAHQQNHYALILARLIELALGQGLALQAIFDSLSRPPQ, encoded by the coding sequence ATGCAGATCATCCCGCTCGGCCACGAGCCCTACCAAGAGTGGATCCGGCGCCGCCTGACGACGCAGGGATTCGCCTTGCCGGCCGAGCCATCCTCCTCCCCGCTTGCCCCCTATTCCTTTGCCGCCGACTGGCAGGCGCTGGGCTACGCCAGCGTGGTTCTGGATTTGAAACGCGCCACGCCGGAAGTCAGCGCCGAGCGAGAGCGCGATTGCCGGGCACACGGCCTGGGCTATGTGGATGTGGCGGCCAACTGGCAGGCGCCGGGAGTGCAGCAAGGTTTCGCCCTGTTCGTGGGCGGGTCGGATCGGGCGCTGGACGGAGCCCGGCCGGTACTGGATGCGCTGGCCCCGCTGCCCGGCGCCTGGCTGCATTGCGGCCCTGCCGGCAGCGGGCACTTCGTCGCCACGGTGTTCGAGGCGCTGAGCTACGCCTTCGGCCTGCTCTGGCAGGCCGGCTGGAATGCGCCAGGGGAAACCCCGCGCACGCCGGACTGGAACCATTTCTTCAGCCAGCAAAAAGAGCTGGCCGCCAACCTGCTGCAACTGTCCCGCTTGTACCTGCAGCAGCATCCGGTAGCGGAAACCCATGACCCGTGGCAGCTGCTGGCGCTATTCGCCCGTCCTGCACACCAGCAAAACCATTACGCCCTGATCCTGGCCCGATTGATCGAGCTGGCGCTGGGCCAGGGACTCGCGCTGCAGGCCATCTTCGACTCCCTCAGCCGGCCGCCGCAATGA
- a CDS encoding phasin family protein encodes MFTTTQELTALGQAQFDKAVRLSSLVLGSAERFAALQFDLSRKVLAENAQLFKTLAEIKDPKALADLPAGLAQPALDKAFVAARSVYDAAVTTQGELTAFVEEQVAESNKAVLSTIDKLAKNAPAGSDVAVTALKNFVTSSNAAFESVSQTAKKVGSELAEAGVQAATKSAKVASAAVAAKKAS; translated from the coding sequence ATGTTTACTACTACTCAAGAACTGACCGCTCTTGGACAGGCGCAATTCGATAAAGCTGTACGCCTGTCTTCCCTGGTTCTGGGCAGCGCCGAGCGCTTCGCCGCCCTGCAGTTCGATCTGAGCCGCAAGGTGCTGGCCGAAAACGCCCAGCTGTTCAAGACCCTGGCCGAGATCAAGGATCCGAAGGCCCTGGCCGACCTGCCGGCAGGCCTGGCTCAGCCGGCCCTGGACAAGGCTTTCGTTGCCGCTCGCAGCGTGTACGACGCCGCCGTGACCACCCAGGGCGAACTGACCGCTTTCGTCGAAGAGCAGGTTGCCGAGTCCAACAAGGCCGTGCTGTCCACCATCGACAAGCTGGCCAAGAACGCTCCGGCCGGTTCCGACGTGGCTGTCACCGCCCTGAAGAACTTCGTGACCTCGTCCAACGCCGCTTTCGAAAGCGTGTCGCAGACCGCCAAGAAAGTCGGCAGCGAACTGGCCGAAGCCGGTGTGCAAGCCGCGACCAAGTCGGCCAAGGTAGCGTCCGCTGCCGTTGCCGCCAAGAAGGCCTCCTGA
- the minC gene encoding septum site-determining protein MinC, translated as MSQTANTYDIKSANLDVLAFVLRSDNIDELTQALESRFGNRAKPSAAEAVVLDLAALDNPAELALERLLPLLGRFGFRAVALRHPDPAYEELAHRFGLAHVTGQVVSARTPASEAPAPAPEAPASVSTMIVDRPVRAGQQIYAKGGDLVVLAMVSAGAEVIADGNIHVYAPLRGRALAGARGNTAARIFTQCMEAELVSIAGVYRTIEQALPDSIRGKPAQVFLENERLVINALGE; from the coding sequence ATGAGCCAGACGGCGAACACCTACGACATCAAATCGGCCAACCTCGACGTGCTGGCCTTCGTGTTGCGCAGCGACAACATCGACGAACTGACGCAAGCCCTGGAAAGCCGCTTCGGCAACCGGGCCAAACCTTCGGCCGCCGAGGCGGTGGTGCTGGACCTGGCCGCCCTGGACAATCCGGCCGAACTCGCCCTGGAGCGCCTGCTGCCGCTGCTCGGGCGCTTCGGCTTCCGTGCCGTGGCGCTGCGCCACCCCGACCCGGCCTACGAGGAACTGGCTCACCGCTTCGGCCTGGCCCATGTCACCGGCCAGGTCGTCTCGGCCAGGACTCCTGCCAGCGAGGCCCCTGCGCCCGCTCCGGAAGCCCCCGCCAGCGTATCGACGATGATCGTCGACCGCCCGGTGCGGGCCGGCCAGCAGATCTACGCCAAGGGCGGCGATCTGGTGGTGCTGGCCATGGTCAGCGCCGGAGCCGAGGTCATCGCCGACGGCAACATCCACGTCTACGCGCCGTTGCGCGGCCGCGCCCTGGCCGGCGCGCGCGGCAATACCGCCGCCCGCATCTTCACCCAATGCATGGAAGCTGAACTGGTATCGATCGCCGGCGTCTATCGAACCATCGAGCAGGCATTGCCCGACAGCATCCGGGGCAAACCGGCCCAAGTCTTCCTCGAAAACGAGCGCCTGGTCATCAACGCGCTCGGCGAATAA
- the minD gene encoding septum site-determining protein MinD, translating to MAKIIVVTSGKGGVGKTTTSASFASGLALRGHKTVVIDFDVGLRNLDLIMGCERRVVYDLINVVNNEATLNQALIKDKNCDNLYVLPASQTRDKDALTEEGVEKVLNDLAAMNFDFIVCDSPAGIEKGALMALYFADEALIVTNPEVSSVRDSDRILGILSSKSRRAIEGREPVKEHLLITRYSPGRVEKGEMLSVDDVKEILRVSLLGVIPESQVVLQASNSGTPAIHLKGTDASEAYSDVVSRFLGEERPMRFLDAPKVGLLKRLFGG from the coding sequence GTGGCAAAAATCATCGTCGTGACATCCGGCAAAGGTGGCGTCGGCAAGACCACCACCAGCGCCAGCTTCGCTTCCGGCCTGGCCCTGCGCGGCCACAAGACCGTGGTCATCGACTTCGACGTGGGCCTGCGCAACCTCGACCTGATCATGGGTTGCGAGCGCCGCGTGGTGTACGACCTGATCAACGTGGTCAACAACGAGGCCACGTTGAACCAGGCGCTGATCAAGGACAAGAACTGCGACAACCTGTACGTGCTGCCGGCCTCGCAGACGCGCGACAAGGATGCCCTGACCGAGGAAGGCGTGGAAAAGGTGCTGAACGACCTGGCGGCGATGAACTTCGACTTCATCGTCTGCGACTCGCCGGCCGGCATCGAGAAGGGCGCGCTGATGGCGCTCTATTTCGCCGACGAGGCGCTGATCGTGACCAACCCGGAGGTGTCGTCGGTGCGCGACTCCGACCGCATCCTCGGCATCCTGTCGTCCAAGTCGCGCCGTGCCATCGAGGGCCGCGAACCGGTCAAGGAACACCTGCTGATCACGCGCTATTCGCCCGGCCGCGTGGAAAAGGGCGAGATGCTGTCGGTCGACGACGTCAAGGAGATCCTGCGCGTCTCGCTCTTGGGCGTGATCCCGGAGTCGCAGGTGGTGCTGCAGGCGTCCAACTCGGGCACGCCGGCCATCCACCTCAAGGGTACCGACGCCTCCGAGGCCTACTCCGACGTGGTGTCGCGCTTCCTCGGCGAAGAGCGTCCGATGCGCTTCCTCGACGCTCCGAAGGTCGGGCTCCTCAAACGACTGTTCGGAGGCTGA
- the minE gene encoding cell division topological specificity factor MinE, protein MSLMDYLFGSKRKKSAEVARERLQIILAHERNGRAGAPDYLPALQRELMEVISRYVSVNLDDIKVNLEKQDNFEVLEVNIVLPEHDR, encoded by the coding sequence ATGTCGCTGATGGACTATCTGTTCGGCAGCAAGCGCAAGAAATCGGCCGAGGTGGCGCGCGAGCGCCTGCAAATCATCCTGGCGCACGAGCGCAACGGCCGCGCCGGTGCGCCGGACTACCTGCCGGCGCTGCAGCGCGAGCTGATGGAGGTGATCTCGCGCTACGTCTCGGTCAATCTGGACGACATCAAGGTCAACCTCGAGAAGCAGGACAACTTCGAGGTGCTGGAAGTCAACATCGTGCTGCCGGAGCATGACCGCTAA
- a CDS encoding hydrogen peroxide-inducible genes activator, protein MTLTELRYIVAVARERHFGRAAQSCYVSQPTLSIAIKKLEDELGITLFERGGPEVAVTDIGERVIEQAQRVLEEAETVKRLAGEHQNELVGPLKLGVIFTISPYLLPKLIPALRILAPDMPLILEENYTARLAEMLKRGEVDAIIVADPFDEPGTVAYPLYDEPFVVATPKGHPWEKQAAVRPSQLAEESVLLLNQGNCFRDQVLQSCSELANRQHQSGSLASTLQGSSLNTIRHMVASGMGVTVLPATSVGPADDALLSVVPFSEPAPQRRVMLVTRKQYFRRKAITTLQQAVFRSALPGVSMLEEEAQPA, encoded by the coding sequence ATGACGCTGACCGAACTGCGCTATATCGTGGCGGTGGCGCGCGAGCGCCATTTCGGCCGCGCCGCCCAGAGTTGTTACGTCAGCCAGCCGACGCTGTCGATCGCCATCAAGAAGCTGGAGGACGAGCTGGGCATCACCCTGTTCGAACGCGGCGGCCCCGAGGTGGCGGTGACCGACATCGGCGAGCGCGTGATCGAGCAGGCCCAGCGCGTGCTGGAAGAGGCGGAGACGGTGAAGCGGCTGGCCGGCGAGCACCAGAACGAGTTGGTCGGGCCGCTCAAGCTCGGGGTGATCTTCACCATCAGCCCCTACCTGCTGCCCAAGCTGATCCCGGCGCTGCGCATCCTGGCGCCGGACATGCCGCTGATCCTCGAGGAGAACTACACGGCGCGCCTGGCGGAAATGCTCAAACGCGGCGAAGTGGACGCGATCATCGTGGCCGATCCGTTCGACGAACCGGGCACGGTCGCCTACCCGCTCTACGACGAACCGTTCGTGGTGGCCACGCCGAAGGGCCATCCGTGGGAGAAGCAAGCTGCGGTACGCCCCAGCCAGCTGGCCGAGGAAAGTGTGCTGCTGCTGAACCAGGGCAACTGTTTCCGCGACCAGGTGCTGCAGTCGTGCAGCGAACTCGCCAATCGCCAGCACCAGTCCGGTAGCCTGGCCAGTACGCTGCAGGGCAGTTCGCTCAACACCATCCGCCACATGGTGGCAAGCGGCATGGGGGTGACGGTGCTGCCCGCGACCTCGGTCGGCCCAGCCGACGACGCCTTGCTGTCGGTGGTGCCGTTCAGCGAGCCGGCACCGCAGCGGCGCGTGATGCTGGTGACACGCAAGCAATACTTCCGCCGCAAGGCGATCACCACGCTGCAGCAGGCGGTGTTCCGTTCCGCCCTGCCCGGCGTCAGCATGCTGGAAGAAGAAGCTCAGCCCGCCTGA
- a CDS encoding PLP-dependent aminotransferase family protein: MFSERIERLSGSLIREILAAAQRPEVISFAGGLPASGCLPPLDFPDVPPSLAQYGTSEGEPELREQIAKEVARIGLSCDPSQVLVLSGSQQALDLAAKLFVDPGTPVIAEGPTYLAALQVFRLFGAAFHTVEQQNGQLPATTLQAAIAESKAKLAYLIPTFQNPSGACYSVETRQALARVLDEAHLPVIEDDPYRALSYDGEVPAPLVTHLKNAPWIYCGSFSKTLAPGLRIGYLIASPDLMPHLVKLKQAVDLHSNRLGQWFIAQWLKSGDYPAHLERLQQNYKVGRDAMQAALERHFSDLADWQVPQGGLFFWLTLKNKRDTRTFLKPALEQHNVAFMPGEAFYANPETGIGHLRLNFSHATPERIEEGIARLAGLIRAG; encoded by the coding sequence ATGTTTTCAGAACGCATCGAACGACTCAGCGGCTCGCTGATCCGAGAAATCCTCGCCGCCGCCCAGCGCCCCGAGGTGATTTCCTTCGCCGGCGGCCTGCCGGCGTCCGGCTGCCTGCCGCCGCTGGACTTTCCCGACGTGCCGCCGTCGCTGGCCCAGTATGGTACCAGCGAGGGCGAACCCGAGCTGCGCGAACAGATCGCCAAGGAAGTGGCGCGCATCGGTCTGAGCTGTGACCCGTCGCAGGTGCTGGTGCTGTCCGGTTCGCAGCAGGCGCTCGACCTGGCGGCCAAGCTGTTCGTCGACCCGGGCACGCCGGTGATCGCCGAAGGGCCGACCTACCTCGCCGCGCTGCAGGTGTTTCGCCTGTTCGGCGCCGCCTTCCACACCGTGGAGCAACAGAACGGCCAGTTGCCGGCCACCACGCTGCAGGCCGCCATCGCCGAGAGCAAGGCCAAGCTCGCCTACCTGATCCCGACCTTCCAGAACCCGTCCGGCGCCTGCTACAGTGTCGAGACGCGCCAGGCGCTGGCGCGCGTGCTGGACGAGGCCCATCTGCCGGTGATCGAGGACGACCCCTATCGCGCGCTGTCCTACGACGGCGAGGTGCCGGCTCCGCTGGTGACGCACCTGAAGAACGCGCCGTGGATTTACTGCGGCTCGTTCTCCAAGACGCTGGCGCCGGGCCTGCGCATCGGCTACCTGATCGCGTCCCCGGACCTGATGCCGCACCTCGTCAAGCTGAAGCAGGCGGTCGACCTGCACTCCAACCGCCTAGGCCAGTGGTTCATCGCGCAGTGGCTGAAGAGCGGCGACTATCCCGCCCACCTCGAGCGTCTGCAGCAGAACTACAAGGTGGGCCGAGACGCGATGCAGGCCGCGCTCGAGCGCCACTTCAGCGACCTGGCCGACTGGCAGGTGCCGCAGGGTGGCCTGTTCTTCTGGCTGACGTTGAAGAACAAGCGCGACACCCGCACCTTCCTCAAGCCGGCACTGGAACAGCACAACGTCGCCTTCATGCCGGGCGAGGCGTTCTACGCCAATCCGGAAACCGGCATCGGCCACCTGCGGCTCAATTTCAGCCACGCCACGCCGGAACGCATTGAGGAAGGCATCGCGCGCCTGGCCGGCCTGATCCGCGCCGGTTGA
- a CDS encoding MarR family winged helix-turn-helix transcriptional regulator, whose amino-acid sequence MPDTPVSPDLRASMEAFFHAYMAFTAKPDEMLARRGLARVHHRILFFVAHTPGLSVKALLTALGVTKQAINIPLRQLMEMGLIEARAAEHDKRVKELTLTAEGRKLEESLYREQAKLLLTAFADAGKHAHQGWLEVNLRLAKQAK is encoded by the coding sequence ATGCCCGACACGCCCGTTTCCCCCGATTTGCGCGCCTCGATGGAGGCCTTCTTCCACGCCTATATGGCGTTCACCGCCAAACCCGACGAGATGCTGGCCCGGCGTGGGCTGGCGCGGGTGCACCACCGCATCCTGTTCTTCGTGGCGCACACGCCGGGGCTGAGCGTCAAGGCGCTGCTGACGGCGCTGGGCGTCACCAAGCAGGCGATCAACATCCCGTTGCGCCAGTTGATGGAGATGGGGCTGATCGAGGCGCGCGCGGCGGAGCACGACAAGCGGGTGAAGGAGCTGACGCTGACGGCGGAAGGACGCAAGCTGGAGGAGTCACTCTACCGCGAACAGGCCAAGCTGCTGCTGACGGCCTTTGCCGACGCCGGCAAACATGCCCACCAGGGCTGGCTCGAGGTCAACCTGAGGCTGGCGAAGCAAGCCAAGTGA
- the greB gene encoding transcription elongation factor GreB, translated as MSKAFTKEDDGEHEDDLPPEQRLPAATKNYLTPQGWQRLKNELYHLVHRERPEMVNVVNWAASNGDRSENGDYLYGKRRLREIDRRIRFLTKRLEIAEVVDPETREPTDQIFFSATVLILRGDGSEQRLSIVGVDETDLARGHISWISPIARCLLKAREGDEVVFRGPDGPETIEILEVRYERIE; from the coding sequence ATGAGCAAGGCTTTTACCAAGGAAGACGACGGCGAACACGAAGACGATCTGCCGCCCGAACAGCGCCTGCCGGCGGCCACCAAGAACTACCTGACGCCGCAGGGTTGGCAGCGGCTGAAGAACGAGCTGTACCACCTCGTGCACCGCGAACGGCCGGAAATGGTCAACGTGGTGAACTGGGCCGCCAGCAACGGCGACCGTTCCGAGAACGGCGATTATCTCTACGGCAAGCGCCGTCTGCGCGAGATCGACCGGCGCATCCGTTTTCTCACCAAGCGGCTGGAAATCGCCGAAGTGGTCGACCCGGAAACGCGCGAGCCGACCGACCAGATCTTCTTCAGCGCCACTGTGCTGATTCTGCGCGGCGACGGCTCCGAGCAGCGCCTCTCCATCGTCGGCGTCGACGAAACCGACTTGGCGCGCGGCCACATCAGCTGGATCTCGCCGATCGCGCGTTGCCTGCTCAAGGCGCGCGAAGGCGACGAGGTGGTGTTCCGCGGCCCGGACGGCCCGGAAACCATCGAAATCCTCGAAGTGCGCTACGAGCGCATCGAGTAG